One region of Triticum aestivum cultivar Chinese Spring chromosome 6B, IWGSC CS RefSeq v2.1, whole genome shotgun sequence genomic DNA includes:
- the LOC606396 gene encoding probable inorganic phosphate transporter 1-8 produces MARQQLQVLHALDVARTQRYHAWAVVIAGMGFFADAYDIFCITLVTKLLGRIYYHVPGQQVPGMLPRRIEAAINGVTFCGMIVGQLLFGWLGDKVGRKMFYGKTIMLMIMGSFLSGLSFGNTADGVMATLCFFRFWLGVGIGGDYPLSATIISEYSNKRTRGSLIAAVFAMEGFGILAGCIVTLVVSATFQARFNPPAYDEDHMASVPPQADYVWRIILMVGAIPAVFTYRWRVMMPETARYTALVARDAEKAARDMSKVLKVELSGEQDKIEGFTKDRDYGVFSRRFARRHGWHLVGAVASWFVLDIVFYSQIILQEEIFRDIKWIPEANSMSALEEAYRVARAQAIIALCGTLPGYWFTIAFVDVVGRKAIQFLGFTMMKGLMLVVAGLYHQLTQPGRRIWLVVMYAFTFFFANFGPNSTTFIIPAEVFPAHVRTTCHGISSAAGKVGAIVGTFGFLYASQRADGSNERETGYPSGIGVRASLFVLAACNVLGIIFTCLLPEPNGRSLEEVSGEPINGEDADLGDSKVLPL; encoded by the coding sequence ATGGCACGGCAGCAGCTACAGGTGCTTCACGCGCTGGACGTGGCGAGGACGCAGAGGTACCACGCGTGGGCGGTGGTGATCGCCGGCATGGGCTTCTTCGCCGACGCCTACGACATCTTCTGCATCACCCTGGTCACCAAGCTCCTCGGACGCATCTATTACCACGTCCCGGGCCAGCAAGTGCCCGGGATGCTCCCCCGGCGGATCGAGGCGGCCATCAACGGCGTCACCTTCTGCGGCATGATCGTGGGCCAGCTCTTGTTTGGCTGGCTCGGCGACAAGGTCGGCCGGAAGATGTTCTACGGCAAGACCATCATGCTCATGATCATGGGCTCCTTCCTCTCCGGCTTGTCGTTCGGGAACACGGCCGACGGCGTCATGGCCACGCTATGCTTCTTCAGGTTCTggctcggcgtcggcatcggcggaGACTATCCGCTCTCCGCGACCATCATTTCCGAGTACTCCAACAAGAGGACGCGCGGGAGCCTCATCGCGGCCGTGTTTGCCATGGAAGGGTTTGGCATCCTTGCAGGTTGCATTGTCACCTTGGTCGTGTCGGCCACGTTCCAGGCGCGCTTCAACCCGCCGGCGTATGACGAAGACCACATGGCCTCGGTCCCGCCGCAGGCTGACTACGTGTGGCGCATCATCCTCATGGTGGGTGCCATCCCAGCCGTCTTCACCTATCGCTGGAGGGTGATGATGCCGGAGACGGCGCGCTATACGGCGCTGGTCGCGCGCGACGCCGAGAAGGCCGCGCGCGACATGTCCAAGGTGCTCAAGGTGGAACTCAGCGGCGAGCAGGACAAGATCGAGGGCTTCACCAAGGACAGGGACTACGGCGTCTTCTCCCGCCGTTTCGCCCGCCGCCACGGCTGGCATCTCGTCGGCGCCGTTGCATCCTGGTTCGTGCTCGACATCGTCTTCTACTCCCAGATCATTCTCCAGGAGGAGATCTTCAGGGACATCAAGTGGATCCCCGAGGCAAACAGCATGAGCGCGCTCGAGGAAGCGTACCGCGTTGCCCGTGCACAGGCGATTATCGCGCTATGCGGCACACTACCTGGCTACTGGTTCACCATCGCCTTTGTGGACGTCGTCGGGCGGAAGGCCATCCAGTTCCTCGGGTTCACCATGATGAAGGGACTCATGCTCGTCGTGGCCGGCTTGTACCACCAACTGACGCAGCCTGGCCGGCGAATCTGGCTGGTGGTCATGTACGCCTTCACCTTCTTCTTTGCCAACTTTGGGCCCAACAGCACCACCTTCATCATACCGGCCGAGGTTTTTCCGGCGCACGTCCGGACGACCTGCCACGGGATATCATCAGCGGCAGGCAAGGTCGGCGCCATTGTCGGGACGTTTGGCTTCCTGTACGCCTCGCAGAGGGCGGACGGCAGCAATGAGAGGGAGACCGGGTACCCGTCGGGCATCGGCGTGCGTGCCTCACTGTTCGTGCTGGCCGCGTGCAATGTGTTGGGAATAATTTTCACCTGTCTCCTGCCTGAGCCGAACGGGAGGTCGCTGGAGGAGGTGTCCGGCGAGCCCATCAACGGGGAGGACGCAGATCTGGGTGATTCCAAGGTTCTTCCCTTGTAG